The following are encoded in a window of Acidobacteriota bacterium genomic DNA:
- a CDS encoding OmpA family protein yields the protein MVRRSLILLIVLIAAGYFAVAQVNDGRIEFSPYVGFLRFSDGTNLESSYIAGGRFSYAFTDHVAVEGQFGYLNADVRDPLLIPVEDNQFGWPNQTTKGYTFGGGVLYHLIPKEKVNPFFYGGMGIAHFTPNVTDSLNKFTAEIGGGVKVWLSKNIAFRADVRDAIVFSSTRHNLLLTAGLVFGFGDLESPEPPPPPPPPPAPKPEPKPEPPPPPPPPKPEPKPEPKPEPPPPPPPPAPKPEPKPIILEDVHFAFDKSTLTDEAKDILRKNIGVMKENPGIKVRIEGHTCAHGSEKYNQRLSERRAQAVMEFLVQEGGIPESRLSSMAYGETRLARPEVPTAANKDSEEAKFNRRVHFEIVVQ from the coding sequence ATGGTTAGGCGTTCGTTGATCCTGCTGATCGTCCTCATCGCGGCCGGCTATTTCGCCGTCGCCCAGGTGAACGACGGCCGCATCGAGTTTTCACCCTACGTCGGTTTCCTCCGCTTCTCGGACGGCACCAACCTCGAGTCGTCCTACATCGCAGGCGGACGGTTCTCCTACGCTTTCACCGACCACGTGGCCGTCGAAGGCCAGTTCGGCTATTTGAACGCCGACGTCCGGGACCCCCTCCTCATTCCCGTGGAGGACAACCAGTTCGGTTGGCCGAACCAGACCACGAAGGGTTACACCTTCGGCGGCGGCGTGCTGTACCACCTCATCCCCAAGGAGAAGGTCAATCCTTTCTTCTACGGCGGGATGGGCATCGCCCACTTCACGCCCAACGTCACCGACTCCCTGAACAAGTTCACGGCCGAGATCGGCGGGGGCGTCAAGGTCTGGTTGAGCAAGAACATCGCTTTCCGCGCGGATGTCCGGGACGCCATCGTCTTCTCCAGCACCCGGCACAACCTGCTGCTCACTGCCGGCCTGGTCTTCGGTTTCGGCGACCTGGAAAGCCCCGAGCCGCCGCCGCCTCCCCCGCCGCCGCCGGCGCCCAAGCCCGAGCCCAAGCCCGAGCCGCCGCCGCCGCCTCCCCCGCCGAAGCCCGAGCCCAAACCCGAGCCCAAGCCCGAGCCGCCGCCTCCCCCGCCGCCGCCGGCGCCCAAGCCCGAGCCCAAGCCCATCATCCTGGAAGACGTCCACTTCGCTTTCGACAAGTCCACCCTGACCGACGAAGCCAAGGACATCCTCCGCAAGAACATCGGCGTGATGAAGGAAAACCCGGGCATCAAGGTCCGGATCGAGGGCCACACCTGCGCCCATGGTTCCGAGAAGTACAACCAGCGGCTCAGCGAACGCCGGGCCCAGGCCGTCATGGAATTCCTGGTCCAGGAAGGCGGCATCCCGGAATCCCGCCTCTCCAGCATGGCCTACGGCGAGACCCGCCTGGCCCGCCCGGAAGTCCCCACGGCCGCAAACAAGGATTCCGAAGAGGCCAAGTTCAACCGCCGGGTCCATTTCGAGATCGTCGTTCAGTAA
- a CDS encoding VCBS repeat-containing protein has product METRPSSTGSRTPTLRRLPRFSFLVLALTAACGASSLPAQAWVDITGPDGVCPGESATLDAGPGYASYAWSTGESTQTIEVYPAYPGETYTVTVTDGEGNPASDDHWVGVYDSPAPDVTGPDHLCLGEVITLDAGAGYTSYLWSPGGETTQTIDVSPGVDTSYSVTVSDANGCTGTAPDFLVTVWDYPGADILGPFEMCQGDTITLTAWPDGCEYYWSTGETNQSIDISPASSEYYSVTVSNPGGCESTYNDYLVTVYETNAITGQPEAVTVQSGDAATLSVTAVGDSLVYQWYRGLSGDMSVPVSDNSSFLTTDPLTDTTPFWVQVQGNCGPEVASDTAWVTVRQTPNHTADDFNGDGIADVLWRNDTGGVLTAWLTGDGGAVTDLFLGLTGGTGWQVKGTGDFDGDGRCDILWRDVSTGGLSLWLLGPSGVASSPSPGSVDTAWVTQGTGDVNGDGKTDLFWRNDALGLLSLWFLDGGTVTGSVLVGTVATTDWQVIGVADFNGDGKTDLLWRHVPTGAMSLWFLNAAGVFTGDLSPGTVDPAWRITGLGDLDRDGCADIFWRHAATGTLSAWLMSGTGIKGDVYVGELGDPDWKVAGTGDFNQDGHADLLWRHAPSGTLAYWYLSQLGFVGTASPGAVDLSWLTQNHVNLNGFPAG; this is encoded by the coding sequence ATGGAAACGAGACCGAGTTCGACCGGCTCCCGGACCCCCACCCTTCGGAGGCTGCCGCGATTCTCCTTCCTGGTTCTCGCGCTGACGGCCGCCTGCGGCGCATCGAGCCTGCCGGCACAGGCCTGGGTGGACATCACCGGCCCGGACGGGGTGTGCCCGGGGGAGAGCGCAACGCTGGACGCGGGGCCGGGTTACGCCTCCTACGCGTGGAGCACGGGGGAGAGCACCCAGACCATCGAAGTGTACCCGGCGTACCCCGGCGAGACCTACACCGTCACCGTGACCGACGGCGAGGGGAACCCGGCCTCGGACGACCACTGGGTGGGGGTTTACGATTCCCCCGCGCCGGACGTCACGGGGCCGGACCACCTGTGCCTGGGCGAGGTCATCACGCTGGACGCGGGGGCGGGCTACACCTCCTACCTGTGGTCCCCGGGGGGCGAGACCACCCAGACCATCGACGTCTCGCCCGGGGTCGACACCTCTTACTCCGTGACCGTCTCCGACGCGAACGGCTGCACCGGGACCGCACCGGATTTCCTGGTGACGGTCTGGGACTACCCCGGAGCGGACATCCTGGGGCCCTTCGAGATGTGCCAGGGGGACACCATCACGCTGACCGCCTGGCCGGACGGCTGCGAGTATTACTGGAGCACGGGGGAAACCAACCAGAGCATCGACATCTCACCGGCATCCTCCGAGTATTACTCCGTGACCGTCTCGAACCCCGGCGGCTGCGAGTCGACCTACAACGACTACCTGGTCACCGTCTACGAAACCAACGCCATCACGGGGCAGCCGGAGGCGGTCACCGTCCAGTCGGGCGATGCGGCCACGCTGAGCGTGACGGCCGTGGGGGACTCCCTCGTCTACCAGTGGTACCGGGGTCTCAGCGGGGACATGTCCGTCCCCGTGAGCGATAACTCGTCGTTCCTGACCACCGACCCCCTGACGGACACGACCCCCTTCTGGGTCCAGGTTCAGGGCAACTGCGGGCCGGAGGTCGCGTCCGACACCGCCTGGGTGACGGTCCGGCAGACGCCGAACCATACCGCCGACGACTTCAACGGCGACGGGATCGCCGATGTTCTCTGGCGGAACGACACCGGCGGCGTCCTGACGGCCTGGCTGACGGGCGACGGGGGCGCGGTGACGGACCTCTTCCTGGGCCTCACGGGAGGCACCGGCTGGCAGGTGAAGGGGACGGGCGACTTCGACGGGGACGGCCGGTGCGACATCCTGTGGCGCGACGTTTCCACGGGGGGGCTGTCGCTGTGGCTCCTCGGCCCGTCCGGCGTGGCTTCTTCCCCCTCGCCCGGGTCGGTGGACACCGCCTGGGTCACCCAGGGGACCGGCGACGTGAACGGCGACGGGAAGACGGACCTCTTCTGGCGCAACGACGCTCTGGGCCTGCTGAGCCTCTGGTTCCTGGACGGCGGGACCGTCACGGGTTCGGTCCTCGTCGGGACCGTCGCGACGACCGACTGGCAGGTGATCGGGGTGGCCGACTTCAACGGCGACGGGAAGACGGACCTCCTCTGGCGCCACGTCCCCACGGGGGCAATGTCCCTCTGGTTCCTGAACGCGGCGGGGGTCTTCACCGGCGACCTGTCCCCCGGCACGGTGGACCCGGCGTGGCGGATCACGGGGCTCGGCGACCTGGACCGGGACGGCTGCGCGGACATCTTCTGGCGGCATGCCGCGACAGGGACCCTGTCGGCCTGGCTGATGAGCGGGACCGGGATCAAGGGGGACGTCTACGTGGGCGAACTGGGAGACCCGGACTGGAAGGTGGCCGGTACCGGCGACTTCAACCAGGACGGGCACGCGGACCTGCTCTGGCGGCACGCGCCGTCGGGGACCCTGGCGTACTGGTACCTCTCGCAGCTGGGCTTCGTGGGGACGGCGTCCCCCGGGGCGGTGGACCTGTCCTGGCTGACCCAGAACCACGTGAACCTGAACGGATTCCCCGCCGGCTAA
- a CDS encoding chloride channel protein translates to MSRFPSPDNPAVRRLGPLVLAILLGVGVGFVAAGYREAIEITARGFRKVFSTLPLFLGFLMPVAGAGALVLFLAGLRSWVGEYVPAIIESSIRSRFIRVKDALVCFVTSVLTLGSGGSAGPEGPMAFVGAAAGSLVGKGAKSDPHHTRILLAAGAAAGIGAVFNAPLAGVLFGLELILLNDLTLSAVTPVLLAAAAASSVTRWLSGDSPAFQVPPFVLKNPLELFTYAVLGVAAGLVSSLFCRVMATVREIFERLPFSRLHPLVGAAGVGLILLAVPQAGGFGHDVIDDVLRVEFALPVMGLVCLTKIVATALTLQSGNSGGIFAPSLLIGASLGALVGGLQQGLIPGLGTQGAYATVGMAAVLSGTIHAPLTAVVLIFELTRDYSVMLPLMTATVLSTAVAFGTGSDSLYIAPLARWRINFRRNRDLGAMAEVKAGDLMRRRFPLIRLDDPPVAILKTWRDCRDPRIVCLGPDGALAGFLSRDMLHLVGAVPLSELVRPFRRTVGPDLPFYETLEALRAGEDLLPVVDASGKVEGVITHRIFFDRFLPLLRVFSARRSGL, encoded by the coding sequence ATGAGCCGCTTTCCCTCCCCCGACAACCCGGCGGTCCGACGCCTGGGGCCGCTGGTTCTCGCCATCCTCCTGGGCGTGGGCGTGGGTTTTGTGGCCGCGGGGTACCGGGAGGCCATCGAAATCACGGCCCGCGGCTTTCGGAAAGTGTTCTCGACCCTCCCGCTTTTCCTCGGCTTCCTGATGCCCGTGGCGGGGGCGGGCGCCCTGGTCCTCTTCCTGGCCGGTCTCCGGTCCTGGGTCGGAGAGTATGTTCCCGCCATCATCGAGTCGTCCATCCGGTCCCGCTTCATCCGGGTGAAGGATGCCCTCGTCTGTTTCGTGACCTCCGTCCTCACGCTCGGCTCCGGCGGTTCCGCCGGTCCCGAGGGCCCCATGGCCTTCGTGGGCGCCGCCGCCGGGTCTCTCGTCGGGAAAGGAGCGAAGTCCGACCCCCACCACACCCGGATCCTCCTGGCCGCCGGCGCCGCGGCAGGGATCGGCGCCGTCTTCAACGCCCCCCTCGCCGGGGTCCTGTTCGGCCTGGAACTGATCCTGCTCAACGATCTCACCCTCTCCGCCGTCACCCCGGTCCTCCTGGCCGCGGCGGCCGCTTCCTCCGTGACCCGATGGCTCTCCGGGGACAGCCCTGCGTTCCAGGTGCCCCCCTTCGTCCTGAAAAATCCCCTCGAGTTGTTCACCTACGCGGTCCTGGGCGTGGCGGCCGGCCTGGTGTCCTCCCTGTTCTGCCGGGTCATGGCCACGGTCCGGGAAATTTTCGAGAGGCTCCCGTTCTCCCGGTTGCACCCCCTGGTCGGGGCCGCGGGGGTTGGGTTGATCCTTCTGGCAGTGCCCCAGGCGGGAGGTTTTGGGCACGACGTCATCGACGACGTGCTTCGGGTCGAGTTCGCCCTGCCCGTCATGGGGCTGGTCTGTCTGACGAAGATCGTGGCCACGGCGCTCACCCTGCAGTCGGGGAATTCCGGGGGGATCTTCGCCCCATCCCTGCTGATCGGGGCGTCCCTCGGCGCCCTGGTGGGCGGGCTGCAGCAGGGGTTGATCCCGGGGCTGGGGACCCAGGGGGCCTACGCCACCGTGGGGATGGCCGCCGTGCTCTCCGGGACGATCCACGCCCCCCTGACCGCCGTGGTGCTGATCTTCGAACTCACCCGGGACTACAGCGTCATGCTCCCCCTGATGACGGCCACGGTCCTCTCCACCGCCGTGGCGTTCGGGACCGGCTCGGATTCCCTCTACATTGCCCCCCTGGCGCGGTGGCGGATCAATTTCCGGCGGAACCGGGACCTCGGGGCCATGGCCGAGGTCAAGGCGGGGGACCTGATGCGGCGGCGTTTTCCCCTGATTCGGCTGGACGACCCGCCTGTGGCGATCCTGAAAACCTGGAGGGACTGCCGTGACCCCCGGATCGTCTGCCTCGGGCCCGACGGGGCGCTGGCGGGGTTTCTCTCCCGCGACATGCTTCACCTCGTCGGCGCCGTACCCCTGTCGGAACTGGTCCGGCCCTTCAGGCGGACGGTCGGACCCGACCTTCCGTTCTACGAGACCCTCGAAGCGCTCCGGGCCGGCGAGGACCTTCTCCCCGTCGTGGACGCGTCGGGAAAGGTGGAGGGCGTCATCACCCACCGCATCTTCTTCGACCGCTTTCTCCCCCTCCTCCGCGTCTTTTCCGCCCGGCGAAGCGGTTTGTGA
- a CDS encoding SH3 domain-containing protein encodes MPEKCTVTRSHRPDPGEPLVARAGDTLRVEERPTEWEGWLWSENPAGVTAWVPVAYLARDGDTARLTRDYSSRELDVDPGETLEVLEEESGWYVVRDARGRTGWVPVRATSPV; translated from the coding sequence ATGCCCGAGAAATGCACCGTCACGAGGTCCCACCGCCCCGACCCCGGCGAGCCCCTGGTCGCCCGGGCTGGAGACACGCTGCGCGTTGAAGAGCGCCCCACGGAGTGGGAGGGCTGGCTCTGGTCCGAAAACCCCGCCGGCGTCACCGCCTGGGTCCCCGTGGCGTACCTCGCCCGCGACGGCGACACGGCCCGCCTGACCCGGGATTATTCGTCCCGGGAACTGGACGTCGATCCCGGCGAAACCCTCGAGGTCCTCGAGGAGGAGTCCGGCTGGTACGTGGTCCGCGACGCCCGTGGCCGCACCGGCTGGGTCCCCGTCCGCGCCACTTCTCCTGTTTGA
- a CDS encoding outer membrane beta-barrel domain-containing protein: MLRRSLIILSILLVCGFFAAAEENDGRIEASAYVGFIRFQDSTNLESTYISGGRFSYAFTDHVAVEGQFGYLNADVRNPLQVPLEDNQFGWPDQTTKGVTFGGGVLYHFLPKEKVNPFVYAGMGIAHFIPNVTDSVNKFMAEFGGGVKIWLNKNIAFRADIRDAIIFSSTRHNLVLTAGLVFGFGDL, translated from the coding sequence ATGTTGCGACGCTCGCTGATCATCCTGAGCATCCTGCTTGTTTGTGGTTTCTTCGCAGCCGCGGAGGAAAACGACGGCCGCATCGAAGCTTCGGCCTACGTCGGGTTCATCCGCTTCCAGGACAGCACCAACCTTGAATCGACCTACATCTCGGGGGGACGCTTCTCGTATGCCTTCACCGACCACGTGGCGGTGGAGGGGCAGTTCGGCTACCTCAACGCCGACGTCCGGAACCCCCTCCAGGTCCCGCTGGAGGACAACCAGTTCGGCTGGCCGGACCAGACCACGAAGGGCGTCACCTTCGGGGGCGGGGTGCTGTATCACTTCCTCCCCAAGGAGAAGGTCAACCCCTTCGTCTACGCCGGGATGGGCATCGCCCACTTCATACCCAACGTCACCGACTCCGTGAACAAGTTCATGGCGGAGTTCGGCGGCGGCGTCAAGATCTGGCTGAACAAGAACATCGCCTTCCGTGCGGACATCCGGGACGCCATCATTTTCTCCAGCACCCGGCACAACCTGGTCCTCACCGCCGGGCTGGTTTTCGGTTTCGGCGACCTGTGA
- a CDS encoding GGDEF domain-containing protein has product MNHPVYRKGQLGALRIISWVFLFFAGSLPGADGFVSLREKLAGATGKDRLPPLIELAEGLKMENPRQSLEFSVEALSLLRLFPDRAVEVRLLRIAAGAQENLGDFNAALRYGYRILELARSNNDPAAYAQGQLIVGTMLARQGKYSQAIDCCNLARTWFTNLGRHERLADVYTVYGKIYDNLGDYDKSYDFFLKSLRIFEEMGDHANEASTHNNIGTLHLKSRNYSAALRSYNRALSLVDPAAQRLLSNIYNNIGALHFEKGDYPQALVFFEKVRVMESELGSEQGVAVSQCNIGAVYDRQDFPAKALELFKQCMATSRKVGDQWLLAASLTNMGSSYSKLGRFAEARESADQALALARAIMARDLVRDCCQTLSEISEREGDFRQALSYHKQVDQIQEEIVNSEKRKNFSDMRANYEIDKKAREVELLKKDRAIQDLELERSRMLRTTTLGGLAAAVGLVFLVLNRYRRKAHDARTISRINRELEEANRKLETAARTDPLTGLFNRRYIQEAAQKEIGRFQRHQHPFAVVIGDIDHFKEFNDRHGHACGDHVLKEIARTMRRFLRKQDLAGRWGGEEFIWLLPETDREGAAAVAERFRGEIESMACSFQEQDLKVTMTLGVAPFEADSDFEGCVRRADEALYRGKQAGRNQVAVGERL; this is encoded by the coding sequence GTGAACCACCCAGTTTACCGGAAAGGGCAATTGGGAGCACTCCGGATCATCTCCTGGGTTTTCCTCTTCTTCGCCGGTTCGCTGCCAGGCGCGGACGGGTTCGTGTCCCTCAGGGAGAAGCTTGCCGGTGCGACGGGAAAGGACCGGCTCCCTCCGCTGATCGAACTGGCGGAAGGGCTCAAGATGGAAAATCCGCGCCAATCGCTGGAGTTCTCGGTCGAGGCCCTGTCCCTGCTCCGCTTGTTCCCGGACCGGGCCGTGGAGGTCCGGCTGCTGCGGATCGCCGCCGGCGCCCAGGAGAACCTGGGTGATTTCAACGCCGCGCTGCGGTATGGATACAGGATCCTGGAACTGGCCCGTTCCAACAATGACCCGGCCGCCTATGCGCAGGGCCAGCTCATCGTGGGCACGATGCTGGCGCGACAGGGCAAATACTCCCAGGCGATCGACTGCTGCAACCTGGCGAGGACCTGGTTCACGAACCTCGGCCGGCACGAACGACTGGCGGACGTGTACACCGTCTACGGGAAGATCTACGACAACCTCGGCGACTACGACAAGTCCTACGACTTCTTCCTGAAGTCCCTGCGAATTTTCGAGGAAATGGGAGACCACGCGAACGAGGCCTCCACCCACAATAACATCGGCACGCTCCACCTGAAGTCCCGGAACTACTCCGCCGCTCTCCGGAGCTACAATCGCGCCCTCTCCCTGGTCGACCCCGCTGCCCAACGCCTTCTGTCGAACATCTACAACAACATCGGTGCACTCCACTTCGAGAAGGGCGACTACCCTCAGGCCCTGGTATTTTTCGAGAAAGTGAGGGTCATGGAGAGCGAACTGGGATCAGAACAGGGGGTCGCCGTCTCCCAGTGCAACATCGGTGCGGTCTACGACCGACAGGACTTCCCGGCGAAAGCCCTCGAACTCTTCAAACAGTGCATGGCCACCAGCCGGAAAGTGGGCGACCAGTGGCTTCTGGCCGCGAGTCTGACCAACATGGGGAGCTCCTACAGCAAGCTGGGGCGCTTCGCCGAAGCCCGCGAGTCCGCCGACCAGGCCCTGGCCCTGGCCAGGGCCATCATGGCCCGGGACCTGGTCCGTGACTGCTGCCAGACGCTCTCCGAGATCAGTGAACGCGAAGGCGACTTCCGCCAGGCCCTGAGTTACCACAAGCAGGTTGACCAGATCCAGGAGGAGATCGTCAACAGTGAGAAGCGCAAGAACTTCTCGGACATGCGAGCCAACTACGAGATCGACAAGAAAGCCCGTGAAGTTGAGCTGCTGAAGAAAGACCGTGCGATCCAGGACCTCGAACTCGAGCGAAGCCGGATGCTCAGGACCACGACCCTCGGCGGGCTGGCGGCGGCGGTCGGACTCGTTTTCCTGGTGCTCAACCGGTACCGGCGGAAGGCACACGACGCCCGCACCATCAGCCGGATCAACCGGGAACTGGAAGAGGCCAACCGGAAGCTGGAGACGGCGGCCAGGACGGACCCTCTCACCGGGCTTTTCAACCGGCGCTATATCCAGGAGGCGGCCCAGAAGGAGATCGGCCGGTTCCAGCGACACCAGCACCCGTTCGCCGTGGTCATCGGCGACATCGACCACTTCAAGGAGTTCAACGACCGACACGGGCACGCCTGCGGTGACCACGTGCTTAAGGAGATCGCACGGACCATGCGGCGGTTCCTGCGGAAGCAGGACCTGGCCGGGCGCTGGGGCGGAGAGGAATTCATCTGGCTGCTCCCCGAAACGGACCGGGAAGGGGCCGCTGCGGTGGCCGAGCGCTTCCGCGGGGAGATCGAATCGATGGCCTGTTCCTTCCAGGAGCAGGATCTGAAAGTGACCATGACCCTGGGCGTCGCGCCCTTCGAAGCTGACAGCGATTTCGAGGGTTGCGTCCGGCGCGCCGATGAAGCGCTCTACCGGGGCAAACAGGCGGGCCGGAATCAGGTCGCAGTAGGGGAAAGGCTGTAG
- a CDS encoding VCBS repeat-containing protein, whose protein sequence is MIGIFSAMASRARRFAVLVCLFASAVGPGAAPAGSSPTPAQSVLRFREITADRTHRIGLPAIPFLKIALGDLDGDGRPELVTGAKDGTVSVYTPGPDRRWKELPGWADGVRANAFSAPALGDLDGDGRLDLLVGTGGFSKVSGRVLLFRNVPGTDRPRWELAGELPDDVGDDAAPALADVDLDGKPEVLVGNSEGVLRAFRQKKDFLFEKTGLPAGLWAPSGKYASPTGARLDGAGFLAVGISTGKVRLFCVRRSGTRASVIPLLPSLPASSFPSPAFGDLDGDGLLELLVADSDGNLAVWRSDGPEYRRWSADRELVRPGVRFRPSCAPAAVARDGGVDLLLGDQDGALTWLRKEGADGPWAEQPADAASPRVPGYSRPCEVSWKGRRLILVGDGSGRVHAFSGPANAGSGPWARFAGFPDGARVPGHATPSAMDLDGDGEPELVVGDQYGTLNVFSLREAERTSKKKRKAGPVWVQTPHEELSRIKSRGGFAVPAFLETPDAVWLFLGQQDGQVRTFSARRTGGRIGEFTEHEAAFPRFRENASPAAFLEGDRIRVVVGDRDGNLREFVLETPSNGNPPDPQPKPDKPE, encoded by the coding sequence ATGATAGGGATCTTCTCGGCAATGGCGTCCCGTGCCCGCCGGTTCGCCGTCCTCGTTTGCCTGTTCGCCTCCGCAGTCGGTCCCGGCGCCGCCCCGGCCGGCTCGAGCCCCACACCCGCCCAAAGCGTCCTCCGGTTCCGGGAGATCACGGCGGACCGGACGCACCGGATCGGCCTCCCCGCAATCCCCTTTCTGAAAATCGCCTTGGGCGACCTGGACGGCGACGGACGGCCGGAACTGGTCACCGGGGCCAAGGACGGGACGGTCTCCGTTTACACGCCGGGGCCCGATCGCCGCTGGAAGGAACTCCCGGGGTGGGCGGACGGGGTGAGGGCCAACGCCTTCTCGGCCCCCGCTCTCGGGGACCTGGACGGGGACGGGCGCCTCGACCTCCTGGTGGGCACCGGGGGTTTCTCGAAGGTCTCGGGACGGGTCCTGTTGTTCCGGAACGTCCCGGGAACTGACCGGCCTCGCTGGGAACTGGCGGGTGAACTGCCCGACGACGTGGGCGACGACGCGGCCCCGGCCCTGGCGGACGTGGACCTGGACGGCAAGCCCGAGGTCCTGGTGGGCAACTCGGAGGGGGTCCTCCGGGCTTTCCGGCAGAAAAAGGACTTCCTGTTCGAAAAAACCGGCCTTCCGGCGGGTCTGTGGGCCCCTTCCGGCAAGTACGCCTCCCCCACGGGCGCGCGGCTGGACGGGGCGGGCTTCCTCGCGGTCGGCATCTCGACGGGCAAAGTCCGTCTCTTCTGCGTCCGGCGCAGCGGGACGCGCGCGTCCGTGATCCCCCTCCTGCCCTCCCTCCCGGCAAGCTCCTTCCCGTCCCCGGCTTTCGGCGACCTGGACGGGGACGGGCTCCTCGAACTCCTGGTGGCCGACTCGGACGGGAACCTGGCGGTCTGGCGGTCCGACGGCCCGGAGTACCGCCGGTGGTCGGCCGACCGGGAGCTGGTCCGGCCGGGGGTGCGGTTTCGACCCTCCTGCGCACCGGCCGCCGTGGCCCGGGACGGCGGGGTCGACCTTCTCCTGGGGGACCAGGACGGCGCACTGACGTGGCTGCGGAAGGAGGGGGCGGACGGGCCCTGGGCGGAGCAACCCGCCGACGCCGCCTCGCCTCGGGTCCCGGGGTACAGCAGGCCCTGCGAAGTGTCCTGGAAGGGCAGACGCCTCATCCTCGTCGGCGACGGGAGCGGGAGGGTCCACGCCTTCTCGGGGCCGGCGAATGCGGGGAGCGGCCCCTGGGCGCGCTTCGCGGGGTTCCCCGACGGGGCCAGGGTCCCGGGGCACGCCACCCCGTCCGCCATGGACCTGGACGGCGACGGGGAACCGGAGTTGGTGGTGGGCGACCAGTACGGCACGCTGAATGTCTTCTCCTTGCGGGAAGCGGAGCGCACATCGAAGAAGAAGCGGAAGGCCGGGCCCGTCTGGGTGCAGACCCCCCACGAGGAGTTGTCCCGGATAAAATCCAGGGGCGGTTTCGCCGTCCCCGCCTTCCTGGAAACCCCGGACGCCGTGTGGCTGTTCCTGGGCCAGCAGGACGGCCAGGTCCGCACCTTCTCGGCCCGGAGGACCGGCGGGCGCATCGGGGAGTTCACGGAACACGAGGCCGCGTTTCCCCGTTTCCGGGAGAACGCTTCCCCGGCCGCGTTCCTCGAGGGGGACCGGATTCGCGTCGTGGTGGGCGACCGGGACGGGAACCTCCGCGAGTTTGTCCTGGAAACGCCCTCGAACGGAAACCCTCCGGACCCGCAGCCCAAACCCGACAAACCGGAATAG